The following are from one region of the Sorghum bicolor cultivar BTx623 chromosome 2, Sorghum_bicolor_NCBIv3, whole genome shotgun sequence genome:
- the LOC8077451 gene encoding expansin-A26 — protein sequence MSGRRRRSWTIWAPLLASLLLAGLALSAKVVDEEAEADGDDGGGASKKKKPHVNHGKFKADPWTDGHATFYGGRDGSGTTDGGACGYKGELGKDYGALTAAVGPSLYTNGAGCGACYELKGSKGTVVVTATNQAPPPVSGQKGEHFDLTMPAFLKIDEEKAGIVPITYRKVACARQGGIRYTITGNPNYNMVMVTNVGGAGDVVALSVKGNKRVKWTPMKRSWGQLWITEVNLTGESLTFRVMTGDHRKATSWHVAPRDWKYDKTYQATKNF from the exons ATGtctggtcgtcgtcgtcgttcgtGGACAATATGGGCGCCTCTCCTGGCGTCGCTGCTGCTCGCCGGGCTGGCGCTGTCGGCCAAGGTGGTGGacgaggaggcggaggcggacggCGACGACGGTggtggcgccagcaagaagaagaagcccCACGTTAACCACGGCAAGTTCAAGGCGGACCCGTGGACGGACGGGCACGCGACGTTCTACGGCGGCCGCGACGGGTCCGGCACCACGGACGGCGGCGCGTGCGGCTACAAGGGCGAGCTGGGAAAGGACTACGGCGCGCTCACGGCGGCCGTGGGCCCGTCGCTCTACACCAACGGCGCCGGGTGCGGCGCGTGCTACGAGCTCAAGGGCTCCAAGGGCACCGTGGTCGTGACGGCCACCAACCAGGCCCCGCCGCCGGTCAGCGGGCAGAAGGGCGAGCACTTCGACCTCACCATGCCGGCGTTCCTCAAGATCGACGAGGAGAAGGCCGGCATTGTGCCCATCACCTATCGCAA GGTGGCGTGCGCGAGGCAAGGCGGCATCCGGTACACCATCACGGGGAACCCGAACTACAACATGGTGATGGTGACCAACGTGGGCGGCGCCGGGGACGTGGTGGCGCTGTCGGTGAAGGGCAACAAGCGCGTCAAGTGGACGCCGATGAAGCGCAGCTGGGGACAGCTCTGGATCACGGAGGTCAACCTCACCGGCGAGTCGCTGACGTTCCGCGTCATGACCGGCGACCACCGCAAGGCCACCTCCTGGCACGTCGCGCCCCGCGACTGGAAGTACGACAAAACATACCAGGCCACCAAGAACTTCTAG
- the LOC8077452 gene encoding developmental and secondary metabolism regulator VEL1, whose translation MDDSDLDSAALWAAVDSAAAKATSRVRCAASDDDHRGEVLQPARPFKSPRLASASASHVTPPHPAPLPLPPPPPPPRLHASPYATPDAAAARNRLQGVESPPPPELWRLPMGSPIAAAYDGGLLPSLSVANFRKYQDVALSILDKSDYTSISGNPYIKKSGWRKISCFFNISFEIKDHTIEFDENRNVNRAEFLVRASMTGGRFSDGWGSCDRREKKFNKPNHDIPSTAETRAKNKACQDLLGIGRPG comes from the exons ATGGACGACAGCGACCTCGACTCCGCAGCGCTCTGGGCCGCCGTCGACTCCGCCGCCGCCAAGGCCACCTCCCGCGTCCGCTGCGCAGCCAGCGACGACGACCACCGGGGCGAGGTGCTGCAGCCGGCCCGCCCGTTCAAGTCCCCGCGgctcgcctccgcctccgcctcccacGTCACGCCACCGCACCCCGCGCCGCTGCCTctgcccccgcccccgcccccgccccggCTTCATGCGTCTCCCTACGCCACGCCCGACGCAGCGGCGGCCAGGAACCGGCTCCAGGGCGTTGAGAGCCCCCCGCCGCCTGAGCTCTGGAGGCTTCCTATGGGGAGCCCCATCGCCGCCGCCTATGACGGGGGCTTGCTCCCCTCCCTCTCCGTGGCCAACTTCAGAAAGTACCAGGACGTAGCCCTCTCG ATTTTGGACAAAAGTGACTACACCTCTATCAGTGGGAACCCATACATAAAGAAGTCAG GGTGGAGAAAGATATCTTGCTTCTTCAATATCTCATTCGAAATCAAGGATCACAccattgagtttgatgaaaacCGCAATGTCAACCGTGCTGAATTTCTTGTTCGAGCGTCAATGAC AGGTGGCAGATTCTCAGATGGTTGGGGCTCCTGTGATCGACGAGAGAAAAAATTCAACAAACCTAACCATGACATTCCCAGCACAGCTGAAACCAGAGCTAAGAACAAGGCTTGCCAG GATCTTCTTGGAATTGGGCGTCCAGGATGA
- the LOC8077453 gene encoding calmodulin-binding transcription activator 6 isoform X1 — protein sequence MAGGAGGRDPLVASEIHGFLTSADLNFDKLMMEAGTRWFRPNEIYAVLANYARFKVHAQPIDKPISGTVVLYDRKVVRNFRKDGHNWKKKKDGKTVQEAHEKLKIGNEEKVHVYYARGEDDPNFFRRCYWLLDKELERIVLVHYRQTSEENALPPPHAEAEVAEVPPINMAHYTSPLTSTDSASAHTELSSVAAAPEINSNGGRAISSETDDHGSSLESFWADLLESSMKNDTPIGASSCGGSLASNQQTNNGTRDSGNNILHANATSNAIFAPTTNVVSEAYANPGHNQASENYFGSLKHQANNSPSLLTSDLDSQSKQHANSLMKAPVYGNMPNDVPARQNSLGLWKYLDDDISLENNPSSGILPTEQVTDERPFHITDISSEWAYCTEETKVLVVGYFHENYKHLAGTNLFCVIGDQCVVANIVQTGVYRLIVRPHVPGQVNLYLTLDGKTPISEVLSFDYRMVPDSQILADDEPQKSKLQMQMRLARLLFTTNKKKMAPKFLVEGTKVSNLLSVSAEKEWMDLLKFGSDSKGTYVPAIEGLLELVLRNRLQEWLVEKVIEGQKSTDRDDLGQGPIHLCSFLGYTWAIRLFSLSGFSLDFRDSSGWTALHWAAYYGREKMVAALLSAGANPSLVTDPTHDDPGGYTAADLAARQGYDGLAAYLAEKGLTAHFEAMSLSKDKRSTSRTQSLKQNTMEFENLSEQELCLRESLAAYRNAADAANNIQAALRERTLKLQTKAIQLANPETEAASIVAAMRIQHAFRNYNRKKMMRAAARIQSHFRTWQIRRNFMNMRRQAIKIQAAYRGHQVRRQYRKVLWSVGVVEKAILRWRKKRKGLRGIATGMPVEMATDAEAASTAEEDYYQVGRQQAEDRFNRSVVRVQALFRSHRAQQEYRRMKVAHEEAKVEFSQN from the exons atggcgggtggCGCCGGcgggcgggacccgctcgtcgcCTCCGAGATCCACGGTTTCCTCACCAGCGCAG ACTTGAACTTTGATAAGCTGATGATGGAGGCAGGAACACGCTGGTTCCGGCCGAATGAGATCTATGCGGTGCTGGCGAACTATGCAAGGTTCAAGGTCCATGCACAGCCCATCGACAAACCCATTA GTGGTACTGTTGTTCTATATGATCGTAAAGTTGTCCGGAACTTCCGTAAAGATGGCCATAACtggaagaaaaagaaagatgGCAAGACTGTCCAAGAAGCCCATGAAAAACTAAAG ATTGGTAATGAAGAAAAGGTTCATGTGTATTATGCTCGAGGAGAGGATGATCCAAATTTCTTTCGCAGATGCTACTGGCTGCTTGACAA AGAGTTGGAGCGCATAGTTCTTGTGCATTATCGGCAAACATCTGAG GAAAATGCCTTGCCACCTCCACATGCAGAAGCTGAAGTTGCAGAAGTGCCTCCAATCAATATGGCTCATTACACCTCTCCTTTGACCTCAACAGATTCAGCGTCTGCTCATACTGAGCTATCATCTGTTGCTGCTGCACCAGAAATCAACTCAAATGGTGGTCGGGCGATTTCTAGTG aaacCGACGATCATGGATCTAGCCTGGAATCATTTTGGGCAGATCTATTGGAGTCATCTATGAAAAATGACACTCCTATTGGTGCTTCTTCTTGTG GTGGATCTTTGGCATCCAATCAGCAGACTAATAATGGGACAAGAGATTCTGGAAATAATATCTTGCATGCCAATGCCACAAGCAAT GCTATCTTTGCTCCAACAACTAATGTAGTTTCAGAAGCTTATGCTAATCCTGGCCATAATCAAGCATCAGAGAATTACTTTGGATCTCTGAAACATCAAGCAAACAATTCTCCATCTCTTTTAACATCAGATCTGGATTCTCAATCAAAGCAACATGCAAATTCTTTGATGAAAGCTCCAGTGTATGGTAACATGCCTAATGATGTACCTGCCAGGCAGAACAGTCTTGGTTTGTGGAAGTACTTGGATGATGATATTAGTTTAGAGAATAATCCAAGTTCTGGCATACTCCCCACTGAACAAGTGACCGACGAAAGACCCTTTCACATCACTGATATATCCTCAGAATGGGCTTATTGTACAGAGGAAACAAAG GTCCTTGTGGTTGGATATTTCCATGAGAACTACAAACATCTGGCTGGGACCAATCTCTTCTGTGTCATTGGTGACCAATGTGTTGTTGCTAACATTGTTCAAACTGGCGTTTACCGTCTCATTGTTAGACCACATGTTCCTGGACAAGTCAATCTTTATTTGACTTTGGATGGGAAAACACCAATCAGTGAGGTTTTGAGTTTTGACTATCGTATGGTGCCTGACAGTCAAatcttggctgatgatgagCCCCAAAAGTCAAAGCTTCAGATGCAAATGAGACTAGCTCGTTTGTTGTTCACTACAAACAAGAAAAAGATGGCACCCAAGTTTCTTGTAGAAGGCACCAAAGTTTCCAATCTCTTATCAGTATCGGCAGAGAAGGAGTGGATGGATCTGTTGAAATTTGGTAGTGATTCTAAAGGCACTTATGTTCCAGCTATTGAGGGATTGCTTGAACTAGTATTGCGAAATAGATTGCAAGAGTGGCTTGTTGAAAAAGTAATTGAAGGCCAGAAGTCAACTGACCGTGATGATCTAGGACAAGGACCTATCCATCTGTGTTCTTTCTTGGGTTATACTTGGGCCATTCGCTTATTTTCTTTGTCAGGATTCTCCTTGGATTTTCGTGATTCTTCTGGTTGGACAGCTTTGCACTGGGCCGCATACTATGGGAG GGAAAAAATGGTTGCCGCTCTTTTGTCTGCTGGAGCAAATCCAAGCTTGGTGACAGATCCTACTCATGATGACCCTGGTGGATACACTGCTGCCGATCTGGCTGCAAGACAAGGTTATGATGGCTTAGCTGCATATCTTGCTGAGAAAGGGCTGACTGCTCATTTTGAGGCTATGTCACTGTCCAAGGATAAGCGATCAACATCAAGGACACAATCACTAAAACAAAATACCATGGAATTTGAAAACCTTAGTGAACAAGAACTGTGCTTACGAGAATCTTTAGCAGCCTACCGTAATGCTGCTGATGCTGCTAACAACATACAAGCCGCGCTCAGGGAGCGAACTCTTAAGCTTCAAACAAAAGCAATTCAGTTGGCCAATCCCGAGACTGAAGCCGCTTCAATAGTTGCTGCTATGAGGATTCAGCACGCATTCCGGAACTACAACAGAAAGAAAATGATGAGAGCTGCTGCACGAATACAGAGTCATTTCCGAACATGGCAGATTAGGAGGAACTTCATGAACATGCGAAGACAAGCTATCAAAATACAG GCTGCATACCGAGGTCACCAAGTGAGAAGGCAGTACCGCAAGGTATTATGGTCCGTTGGAGTCGTGGAGAAAGCTATCTTACGATGgaggaagaaaagaaaaggccTGCGCGGCATTGCAACTGGAATGCCAGTAGAAATGGCCACAGATGCAGAAGCAGCAAGCACTGCAGAAGAGGACTACTACCAGGTCGGCCGGCAACAAGCAGAGGACAGGTTTAATAGATCAGTGGTACGTGTCCAAGCTTTGTTTCGTTCTCATCGAGCACAGCAGGAGTACCGGAGGATGAAGGTTGCTCATGAGGAGGCCAAG GTGGAATTCAGTCAAAATTAG
- the LOC8077453 gene encoding calmodulin-binding transcription activator 5 isoform X2 → MMEAGTRWFRPNEIYAVLANYARFKVHAQPIDKPISGTVVLYDRKVVRNFRKDGHNWKKKKDGKTVQEAHEKLKIGNEEKVHVYYARGEDDPNFFRRCYWLLDKELERIVLVHYRQTSEENALPPPHAEAEVAEVPPINMAHYTSPLTSTDSASAHTELSSVAAAPEINSNGGRAISSETDDHGSSLESFWADLLESSMKNDTPIGASSCGGSLASNQQTNNGTRDSGNNILHANATSNAIFAPTTNVVSEAYANPGHNQASENYFGSLKHQANNSPSLLTSDLDSQSKQHANSLMKAPVYGNMPNDVPARQNSLGLWKYLDDDISLENNPSSGILPTEQVTDERPFHITDISSEWAYCTEETKVLVVGYFHENYKHLAGTNLFCVIGDQCVVANIVQTGVYRLIVRPHVPGQVNLYLTLDGKTPISEVLSFDYRMVPDSQILADDEPQKSKLQMQMRLARLLFTTNKKKMAPKFLVEGTKVSNLLSVSAEKEWMDLLKFGSDSKGTYVPAIEGLLELVLRNRLQEWLVEKVIEGQKSTDRDDLGQGPIHLCSFLGYTWAIRLFSLSGFSLDFRDSSGWTALHWAAYYGREKMVAALLSAGANPSLVTDPTHDDPGGYTAADLAARQGYDGLAAYLAEKGLTAHFEAMSLSKDKRSTSRTQSLKQNTMEFENLSEQELCLRESLAAYRNAADAANNIQAALRERTLKLQTKAIQLANPETEAASIVAAMRIQHAFRNYNRKKMMRAAARIQSHFRTWQIRRNFMNMRRQAIKIQAAYRGHQVRRQYRKVLWSVGVVEKAILRWRKKRKGLRGIATGMPVEMATDAEAASTAEEDYYQVGRQQAEDRFNRSVVRVQALFRSHRAQQEYRRMKVAHEEAKVEFSQN, encoded by the exons ATGATGGAGGCAGGAACACGCTGGTTCCGGCCGAATGAGATCTATGCGGTGCTGGCGAACTATGCAAGGTTCAAGGTCCATGCACAGCCCATCGACAAACCCATTA GTGGTACTGTTGTTCTATATGATCGTAAAGTTGTCCGGAACTTCCGTAAAGATGGCCATAACtggaagaaaaagaaagatgGCAAGACTGTCCAAGAAGCCCATGAAAAACTAAAG ATTGGTAATGAAGAAAAGGTTCATGTGTATTATGCTCGAGGAGAGGATGATCCAAATTTCTTTCGCAGATGCTACTGGCTGCTTGACAA AGAGTTGGAGCGCATAGTTCTTGTGCATTATCGGCAAACATCTGAG GAAAATGCCTTGCCACCTCCACATGCAGAAGCTGAAGTTGCAGAAGTGCCTCCAATCAATATGGCTCATTACACCTCTCCTTTGACCTCAACAGATTCAGCGTCTGCTCATACTGAGCTATCATCTGTTGCTGCTGCACCAGAAATCAACTCAAATGGTGGTCGGGCGATTTCTAGTG aaacCGACGATCATGGATCTAGCCTGGAATCATTTTGGGCAGATCTATTGGAGTCATCTATGAAAAATGACACTCCTATTGGTGCTTCTTCTTGTG GTGGATCTTTGGCATCCAATCAGCAGACTAATAATGGGACAAGAGATTCTGGAAATAATATCTTGCATGCCAATGCCACAAGCAAT GCTATCTTTGCTCCAACAACTAATGTAGTTTCAGAAGCTTATGCTAATCCTGGCCATAATCAAGCATCAGAGAATTACTTTGGATCTCTGAAACATCAAGCAAACAATTCTCCATCTCTTTTAACATCAGATCTGGATTCTCAATCAAAGCAACATGCAAATTCTTTGATGAAAGCTCCAGTGTATGGTAACATGCCTAATGATGTACCTGCCAGGCAGAACAGTCTTGGTTTGTGGAAGTACTTGGATGATGATATTAGTTTAGAGAATAATCCAAGTTCTGGCATACTCCCCACTGAACAAGTGACCGACGAAAGACCCTTTCACATCACTGATATATCCTCAGAATGGGCTTATTGTACAGAGGAAACAAAG GTCCTTGTGGTTGGATATTTCCATGAGAACTACAAACATCTGGCTGGGACCAATCTCTTCTGTGTCATTGGTGACCAATGTGTTGTTGCTAACATTGTTCAAACTGGCGTTTACCGTCTCATTGTTAGACCACATGTTCCTGGACAAGTCAATCTTTATTTGACTTTGGATGGGAAAACACCAATCAGTGAGGTTTTGAGTTTTGACTATCGTATGGTGCCTGACAGTCAAatcttggctgatgatgagCCCCAAAAGTCAAAGCTTCAGATGCAAATGAGACTAGCTCGTTTGTTGTTCACTACAAACAAGAAAAAGATGGCACCCAAGTTTCTTGTAGAAGGCACCAAAGTTTCCAATCTCTTATCAGTATCGGCAGAGAAGGAGTGGATGGATCTGTTGAAATTTGGTAGTGATTCTAAAGGCACTTATGTTCCAGCTATTGAGGGATTGCTTGAACTAGTATTGCGAAATAGATTGCAAGAGTGGCTTGTTGAAAAAGTAATTGAAGGCCAGAAGTCAACTGACCGTGATGATCTAGGACAAGGACCTATCCATCTGTGTTCTTTCTTGGGTTATACTTGGGCCATTCGCTTATTTTCTTTGTCAGGATTCTCCTTGGATTTTCGTGATTCTTCTGGTTGGACAGCTTTGCACTGGGCCGCATACTATGGGAG GGAAAAAATGGTTGCCGCTCTTTTGTCTGCTGGAGCAAATCCAAGCTTGGTGACAGATCCTACTCATGATGACCCTGGTGGATACACTGCTGCCGATCTGGCTGCAAGACAAGGTTATGATGGCTTAGCTGCATATCTTGCTGAGAAAGGGCTGACTGCTCATTTTGAGGCTATGTCACTGTCCAAGGATAAGCGATCAACATCAAGGACACAATCACTAAAACAAAATACCATGGAATTTGAAAACCTTAGTGAACAAGAACTGTGCTTACGAGAATCTTTAGCAGCCTACCGTAATGCTGCTGATGCTGCTAACAACATACAAGCCGCGCTCAGGGAGCGAACTCTTAAGCTTCAAACAAAAGCAATTCAGTTGGCCAATCCCGAGACTGAAGCCGCTTCAATAGTTGCTGCTATGAGGATTCAGCACGCATTCCGGAACTACAACAGAAAGAAAATGATGAGAGCTGCTGCACGAATACAGAGTCATTTCCGAACATGGCAGATTAGGAGGAACTTCATGAACATGCGAAGACAAGCTATCAAAATACAG GCTGCATACCGAGGTCACCAAGTGAGAAGGCAGTACCGCAAGGTATTATGGTCCGTTGGAGTCGTGGAGAAAGCTATCTTACGATGgaggaagaaaagaaaaggccTGCGCGGCATTGCAACTGGAATGCCAGTAGAAATGGCCACAGATGCAGAAGCAGCAAGCACTGCAGAAGAGGACTACTACCAGGTCGGCCGGCAACAAGCAGAGGACAGGTTTAATAGATCAGTGGTACGTGTCCAAGCTTTGTTTCGTTCTCATCGAGCACAGCAGGAGTACCGGAGGATGAAGGTTGCTCATGAGGAGGCCAAG GTGGAATTCAGTCAAAATTAG
- the LOC110432896 gene encoding ubiquinol-cytochrome-c reductase complex assembly factor 1, whose translation MSRWRAAASSISAATAASRNSAAEARVLSRALAKAPSPLPLPLPLQTLSRTFAKSAAAAATATSPRPGASPPAGLRPEIRLNSMFLSKPCSLALPPDSPHRAVDPQYKGIKRFLLTLLLFYSKQSKSIRGANVVYDRITSQVDAPAIYDVFQLEKTFKTTFSLLVLHMWLVLRRLKEEGKDGVKFGQYIYEMYNHDVELRVSKAGVNLLLIKWMKELEKIFYGNIVKYDAAISPEARQDDLVNVIWRNIYAEEGSEVMDAAAAPAVQALARYTRREATCLSLTDKDSMFSGNFKFTTLLPATPSSSPKKPVR comes from the exons ATGTCACGGTGGCGCGCGGCAGCCTCCAGCAtctccgccgccaccgccgcgtcCCGCAACTCCGCAGCGGAGGCCCGCGTCCTCTCCAGGGCCTTGGCGAAGGCTCCCTCGCCGCTTCCGCTTCCGCTTCCTCTCcaaaccctctcgagaaccTTCGCCAAGtcagctgccgccgccgcgacgGCTACGTCGCCCCGCCCTGGCGCCTCCCCGCCCGCTGGGCTGAGGCCCGAG ATCAGACTGAATTCTATGTTCTTATCCAAGCCCTGTTCATTAGCGTTGCCGCCTGACTCCCCTCATAGAGCAGTGGATCCACAATACAAAGGCATCAAGCGTTTCCTGCTTACACTGTTACTGTTCTACAGTAAGCAAAGCAAGTCCATCAGAGGAGCAAATGTTGTTTATGATCGAATCACTTCTCAAGTTGATGCACCTGCAATTTATGATG TTTTTCAGTTGGAGAAAACATTTAAGACAACATTTtcattgcttgttcttcatatgTGGCTTGTTCTACGCCGCTTGAAGGAAGAAGGGAAGGATGGTGTTAAGTTCGGACAGTACATCTATGAAATGTACAACCACGATGTAGAGCTCAGAGTTTCAAAAGCTGGG GTTAACTTGCTCTTGATAAAATGGATGAAGGAGCTAGAGAAAATATTCTATGGAAACATTGTGAAGTATGATGCTGCGATAAGCCCAGAGGCTCGTCAAGATGATCTTGTAAATGTCATCTGGAG AAATATTTATGCTGAGGAAGGTTCAGAGGTTATGGATGCGGCTGCTGCCCCTGCTGTCCAG GCATTGGCAAGATACACACGAAGGGAGGCAACTTGTCTATCATTGACTG ACAAAGATTCTATGTTCTCTGGGAACTTCAAATTCACAACCCTGCTGCCGGCAACTCCCAGTTCCAGCCCAAAGAAGCCTGTGCGATGA
- the LOC8080695 gene encoding peptidyl-prolyl cis-trans isomerase FKBP20-2, chloroplastic, whose protein sequence is MELTPSSRSVLSSCNRLAARAPCMTALAGARRKEKGVVCILSGEDKDVVHRRIRRRSAFSLLLASPVLSVAFSAYGKSKTMNPYDEKRLLQQNKKIQEANRAPDDFPNFIREGFQVKVVTTDNYITRDSGLMYEDIKVGTGDSPKDGQQIIFHYVGYNEAGRRIDSTYIQGSPAKIRLGNGTLVPGFEEGIRDMKPGGKRRIIIPPELGPPVGPSTFFSAKQFEVFDVELLAVQDCQRRTIAFYSDVVCS, encoded by the exons ATGGAGCTGACGCCCTCCTCCCGCTCCGTGCTCTCCTCCTGCAACC GGCTGGCCGCTCGAGCTCCGTGCATGACGGCGCTCGCGGGTGCAAGGAGAAAGGAGAAGGGAGTAGTATG tatCTTGAGCGGCGAGGACAAAGACGTGGTACATAGGAGGATCCGGAGGCGATCTGCATTTTCTTTGCTGCTGGCTTCGCCGGTGCTGTCAGTGGCGTTCTCGGCCTATGGGAAGAGTAAAACCATGAACCCTTACGATGAAAAGCGGCTGCTTCAGCAGAATAAGAAGATTCAGGAAGCCAACCGTGCCCCTGATGATTTCCCAAATTTCATCAGAGAAG GTTTCCAGGTCAAAGTAGTGACAACAGACAACTACATTACACGGGACTCTGGACTAATGTATGAGGACATTAAAGTTGGTACAGGTGACTCTCCAAAGGATGGTCAGCAG ATTATATTCCATTATGTGGGCTACAATGAAGCAGGACGAAGAATAGATAGCACCTATATTCAGGGTTCCCCTGCAAAAATTCGGTTAGGGAATGGAACTCTAGTTCCAG GTTTTGAAGAAGGCATACGGGACATGAAACCAGGTGGTAAGAGAAGAATTATAATACCTCCAGAGCTTGGTCCTCCT GTTGGGCCTTCGACGTTCTTCAGTGCGAAGCAGTTCGAAGTGTTCGATGTGGAGCTACTGGCGGTGCAGGATTGCCAGCGGAGGACGATAGCATTTTATTCTGATGTTGTGTGCAGCTGA